TTCGACGCGCAGCGACAGGTTGGTTTCCAGCTCGCGAAAGAGGCGTTCGCGCAACTGGCGAGAGGTCGAGAACTTCGCTTCCCGACCCGCAAACGGCGACGTGTTGACGCCAAACGAGAGCTTCAGAGTCGGTTCTTCGATCGCGATGGGAGCAAGCGCATCCGGCGCGGATGGATCGGCCAGCGTCGCGCCGATCTTGGCATCGGCAAATCCGCAGATGGCAACGATGTCACCGGCTGAGGCCTGTTGGATTTCCTTGCGCTTGAGTCCGTCGAAGGTCTCGAGCGTGGTGATGCGCTGCCGCTGCTGCTCGCCGTCTGGATCGATCTGCAGCATCGTGTCGCCAGCCTTGATCGTCCCGCGATGAATGCGGCCAATCGCGACCCGTCCGCGATGCGTGTCGTAGTCGAGCGATGCAATCAGGAGCTGAGCAGGCGCCTCGACATCGACTGCCGGCGCCGGAATCGACGACAGGATCGTATCGAGGAGCGGACGCAGATCGCTGGTCAGCGCGTCGGGAGCGAACCCTGCGCGGCCCTCCCGGGCTATCGCGTAGACAACCGGAAAATCGAGCTGATCGGCATCGCTGGCGAGATCGAGGAAGAGATCCTGGGTAAGCCCGATCACTTCCTCCGAACGCTGCGCGGGCCGGTCGATCTTGTTCACGACGACGATCGGGCGCAAGCCGATTTCCAGCGCGCGCTGGAGGACCGTGCGGGTCTGTGGCATAGGCCCCTCGACGGCATCGACGAGCAAGAGGCAGCCATCGGCCATGTTGAGGACACGCTCGACCTCGCCGCCGAAGTCGGCATGACCTGGGGTGTCGATGATGTTGATCTTGACGCCTTCGTAGAAGATGGCGGTGTTCTTGGCCAGGATGGTGATGCCGCGCTCGCGTTCGAGGTCGTTCGCGTCCATGATGAGCTCGCCGGCGGCGTCGGGATCACGGAAAACATTCGATTGTTTCAGGAGACCGTCGACCAGGGTGGTCTTTCCGTGGTCGACGTGGGCGATGATTGCGACATTGCGCAGATTCGTGGCGAGCATGTCGTGGCCCATACGGCGCTCTTCCTCTGTAGGGCGTGCTTCGAGTTCGGTCGTCATGTGTTTGCAGGTCTCGAATTGAACGGGATGCGCGACTGGACACAAAAAGGCGCCGGTCTCGCGGACGTCGGCGACCGGCGCAACCTGCATAGTTTGACAGAAGAAACCGATCGGTTCCAGCTTTCGCGCCGAAATCGGGTCCGATGCGCCCGGACCAAGGGGCATTCCCGGCATACGGTCGACTCTGTGAGAATTTCTGTCACGGTCCTCGCAGCCATTGACAAGGCGCCCTCACGGTCGATAGACTTGGCTGTAAGACATCTTACAAAAGAGAAGATGGGTTCCCTGTGAGCAAGTCTTCAACCCTGCAAACTCCAAGCTCCGTGACGACGGCCAGCATTCGACCGATCGAGTCGGTTTCGCTCGTCGCCGAAGTGCACACGCGGCTGCAGGAATACATCGTCGACAACAACCTCCAGCCTGGAGACCGATTACCCTCCGAAGCTTGGCTCGCGACCCAGATGGGCGTCGGCCGCCCGCTGATACGTGAGGCGCTCAGCGGCATGGAAGCGGTCGGTCTGATCGAGACACGCAAGGGCGTTGGCCGATTCGTGCGGGCTCTCAATGTCGAGTCCTATCTCGGCCAGGTGACCTCGGATTTCCTGATCCAATCGTTCTCTGTGAAGGATCTCGCTGAGACACGCTGTCTGCTCGAGATCGCCGCAGTCAGCGATGCGGTCGAGCAACTCACGGATGAGGATTGCGACCAGATTCTCGCCTACCTCGACGCCATGCGCGCAAGTTCCAAACAGGGCTACACCGACACCGACGCGGATATTGGCATGCATCGCGTGATCATGAACCGTTCGGACAACCGCATCATCGCCGCGCTGCTGGATGCGGTCTACGCGATTTCTGTTGTCCGCGCGGCCGATCCGCCTCGTCCGGTGGGATACAGCCAGCAAGACCTGTTGGAGCACGAGGCGATTGCCGCCGCGGCCATCCGGCGGGACGGCCCTGCCGCTCGCGAGGCGCTGATCGCGCATTTCGAAACGACGTCTTCCCGCATTGGTTTCCGGCCACTCTGGCGCAATGTTTACGGAAAGGAGCGAAGCTGACCTGGCCGCCGGCCCAGTGTTGCGCCGGCACTTCGATTCCATTCGGCACGAGGCTATGGTTTCGTCAGAGGTTCAGAGGGAGTACAGATGAACGAACAACGACTCGGTATCGACACACTGATCGCGGGAGCGAAGTCGGGCGAGCTCTCCCGCCGCGACATCCTGAAGGGATCGGTCGCGCTGGGGCTGGGATTGCCGTTCGGCATGGCGCTCGTCAATGCGGGCGGCGCGAACGCGCAGGATGCGATGACATTGAGCTTCGACGCGGGCGCCACGCAGGGCGGCGGCGGCAAGCCGAATGCGGAAGCCATTGCGTACAGCTTCATCGTCAACGGCGGCTCTCAGTTCGAGATCAACCGCATGGTCGATGCCCGGCTGGTCACGATCTCCTCGGATCTTCAGGAGATGGTCGGCGATCTGGCCGAGTCCTGGGAGATTTCCGACACGACGGCGACCTTCAAGCTCCGCCAGAACGCAGTCTGGCACGACGGCACCCCGGTGACCGCGAAGGACGTGGTCTTCACGATCAATATGCTGACCGACCCGGCCACAACCTCGCGCTGGGGATCGGCGTTCCGCAATGTCGTCGGGTATGCCGATGCCCAGGCCACGCCGACTGCCGGCCCGACCTCGCTTTCGGGTGTCACAGCGCCGGATGACTACACAGTGCAGATCGATCTGGTGCAGCCGGACTCCGGCATGCTTCCGGGCTTCATGTTCATCAGCATCATGCCGGAGCATGTGCTGGGCACCGCCGATCGCGCGACGATCACCGAACTGCCGTTCTGGACGACCAACGAGCGCGTCGGCGCGGGACCGTTCAAGTTTGTCAATCTGGTCGAGGGCGAGCGCGTCGAGCTGGTTGCGCACGACCAGTATCACTTCGGCGCACCGGCAGTCAAGAACCTGAACCTGCTCTTCTTCTCAAGCGCCGAAACCTCGTTGGCGGCCTTCCAGCAGGGTTCGAACCTGGCGGCGCCGATGACCATCAACGATATCGAGCTGGTTGGCGGAATCGAGGGCGCAGAGTCGATTGGCTTCCCGGCTGGCGTCGGCGTGATCTTCTTCAATGCCTACCAGGAGTACCTGCAGGACAAGCGCGTCCGCCAGGCGGTGGCCTATGCCATCGACAAGAAGACGATCGCCGAGACGATCTTCCAGGGACAGGTGCAGGCGGTCTCGACCGAGATCCCGTACGTCACGTGGGCGCAACCCGCCGATGCCAATCCGTACGACTACGATCCAGAGAAGGCGAAGGCGCTCCTGGAAGAAGCCGGTTGGACGGGCGAGCATACCCTCGGGCTTTGGTACTACTACACCGATCCAATCACCGCCTCCGCGATGGAAGCAATCCAGCAGTATCTGCAGGCCGTGGGCATCAACACCGAGCTGAAGTTCGACGACGGCTCCGGTGTGCGCACGCAGGAAGTTGCCGACCACACCTGGGACATGACCTACGGATCGTTCGGTGCGCAGCCCGCTCCTTCGAACCTGACCGCGGTCTGGGGCCCTCCGGGTTATGTCACCTATGGTTGGGAGAGCGCCGAGTTCAACGCCGAAATGGACGCGGCCCTGCTGACCTATGACCAGGACGAGCAGGCCACGCACTACCAGGCCGCCATCAAGATCCTCAACGAAGAGGCTCCCTCGGTTTGGTTGTTCGATCGCCAGAATCTGGTGGCCGTGAACACCGCCAAGCTCGAGAATTCGGTCTGGGGTCCCGGTCACATCATGTGGCTGAACAACGCCCAGAGCTGGACCGTCGTCGAATAGTCGACCCTGTCATCGCCGGGAGCGCTCTCCACGCTCCCGGCTTCTCACTCCAGTTCATCTCCAAACGCTCTGAACGAGATCGGACTCTGTGGCCCACTACGTTCTTCACCGGCTCTTTCACGCTCTGACGATTCTGCTCGGGGTGAGCGTGCTGGTGTTCGTCTTCGTAGAGATGGCGCCAGGAGATGCCGTGGACGCGCTGATGCCGCCCGAGTCGCTTTCCACCCCGGAAGCCAAAGAGGCGATGCGCGAACGGCTGGGGCTCAACGATCCCGCGCCGTTGCGGTACGTGCAATGGCTCGAACGCGCGGTGCAGGGGGATTTCGGCTATTCGCTGACGTCGCGCAAACCTGTCACCGACATGATCATGACTCGCCTGCCGAACACCCTGCTGCTGGTGGGAACGGCCATGATCTTCTCGATCATCGTCGGCATCTCGACCGGCATCGTCTCGGCTGTCAAGCAATATTCGATCATCGACTATCTGGCGACTTTCTTTTCTTTCTTCTGGTTGTCCATCCCCGGTTTCTTCCTGAGTCTGTTGATGATCTACGTCTTCGCGGTGCAGCTCAACTGGTTCCCGGTCTTTGGCGCTTCCTCGCCCAATCCCGAGAATCCCGTGCTCGACCGTGTCCATCATTTGATCCTGCCGGCGGCGGTGCTCGGCCTCGAACTGGCGGCGGCGCTGACACGCTACACCCGCGCCAGCCTGGTCGAGGTCATGCGCGCCGACTACATGCGCACTGCCCGCGCCAAGGGGTTGCGCGAATGGGCGGTGATCGTGCGCCATGGCCTCAAGAACGCGCTCATTCCGATCATCACCGTGATCGCCTTTCGACTTCCGTATCTGCTGAGCGGAGCGATCATCATCGAGACCGTGTTCCAGTGGCCCGGACTGGGATTGATGACGCTGAACGCCGCCAACCAGAAGGACTATCCGGTGATTCTCGCCCTCACAATGGCGGTCACTATCCTGGTGGTCATCAGCAGCTTCATCGCGGATATCGCCTATTCGATCGTCGATCCCCGGATTCGCATCGGATGAGCAGCGCCGCACTCGCCACCTTTGGGCCGCAGCCGCACGCGCTGGACGAGATCAAAACTCGTCCCGGTTTTTGGAAGCGCTTCGCACGGCACAAGGTGGCCGTCGTCAGCCTGGTGTTTCTCGCATTTATGGGCCTCGCAGCGCTGTTGACACCGTACGTCTCTCCCTACGATCCCTACGCCATGAACCTGGTCGATTCCAACCAGAAGCCGAGCCTCGAGCATCCGCTTGGAACGGACAAACTCGGGCGCGACACCCTGACGCGGGTCTTCGTTGGTGGGCGCGTGTCGATCGCGGTAGCGCTGGCGGCGGTGGCAATCAGTTCCTCGCTGGGGACGGTGCTTGGACTGGCTGCCGGTTTCCGTGGCGGCTGGGTCGACACCA
The sequence above is drawn from the Thermomicrobiales bacterium genome and encodes:
- the typA gene encoding translational GTPase TypA; this encodes MTTELEARPTEEERRMGHDMLATNLRNVAIIAHVDHGKTTLVDGLLKQSNVFRDPDAAGELIMDANDLERERGITILAKNTAIFYEGVKINIIDTPGHADFGGEVERVLNMADGCLLLVDAVEGPMPQTRTVLQRALEIGLRPIVVVNKIDRPAQRSEEVIGLTQDLFLDLASDADQLDFPVVYAIAREGRAGFAPDALTSDLRPLLDTILSSIPAPAVDVEAPAQLLIASLDYDTHRGRVAIGRIHRGTIKAGDTMLQIDPDGEQQRQRITTLETFDGLKRKEIQQASAGDIVAICGFADAKIGATLADPSAPDALAPIAIEEPTLKLSFGVNTSPFAGREAKFSTSRQLRERLFRELETNLSLRVESTDQADVFSVSGRGELHLSILIETMRREGYEFQVSRPEAITRTIDGETYEPIEHLLIDTTESFVGAVTDLVGGRRAQMMNMVNDGRGNVRLEFAIPTRGLIGLRNAFLTATKGNGVMASRLIGFEPFYGPIDSQRTGALVASETGVALANGIANAQERGVIFIDPQTEVYEGMIVGQQPRQGDLVVNVCRAKKLTNIRSSTSDIAVKLTPPVVLSLEQSLDFLADDELLEVTPKSYRLRKRLLSQDDRAKERKRAAIAAGQSY
- a CDS encoding ABC transporter permease codes for the protein MAHYVLHRLFHALTILLGVSVLVFVFVEMAPGDAVDALMPPESLSTPEAKEAMRERLGLNDPAPLRYVQWLERAVQGDFGYSLTSRKPVTDMIMTRLPNTLLLVGTAMIFSIIVGISTGIVSAVKQYSIIDYLATFFSFFWLSIPGFFLSLLMIYVFAVQLNWFPVFGASSPNPENPVLDRVHHLILPAAVLGLELAAALTRYTRASLVEVMRADYMRTARAKGLREWAVIVRHGLKNALIPIITVIAFRLPYLLSGAIIIETVFQWPGLGLMTLNAANQKDYPVILALTMAVTILVVISSFIADIAYSIVDPRIRIG
- a CDS encoding FCD domain-containing protein, which encodes MSKSSTLQTPSSVTTASIRPIESVSLVAEVHTRLQEYIVDNNLQPGDRLPSEAWLATQMGVGRPLIREALSGMEAVGLIETRKGVGRFVRALNVESYLGQVTSDFLIQSFSVKDLAETRCLLEIAAVSDAVEQLTDEDCDQILAYLDAMRASSKQGYTDTDADIGMHRVIMNRSDNRIIAALLDAVYAISVVRAADPPRPVGYSQQDLLEHEAIAAAAIRRDGPAAREALIAHFETTSSRIGFRPLWRNVYGKERS
- a CDS encoding ABC transporter substrate-binding protein; protein product: MNEQRLGIDTLIAGAKSGELSRRDILKGSVALGLGLPFGMALVNAGGANAQDAMTLSFDAGATQGGGGKPNAEAIAYSFIVNGGSQFEINRMVDARLVTISSDLQEMVGDLAESWEISDTTATFKLRQNAVWHDGTPVTAKDVVFTINMLTDPATTSRWGSAFRNVVGYADAQATPTAGPTSLSGVTAPDDYTVQIDLVQPDSGMLPGFMFISIMPEHVLGTADRATITELPFWTTNERVGAGPFKFVNLVEGERVELVAHDQYHFGAPAVKNLNLLFFSSAETSLAAFQQGSNLAAPMTINDIELVGGIEGAESIGFPAGVGVIFFNAYQEYLQDKRVRQAVAYAIDKKTIAETIFQGQVQAVSTEIPYVTWAQPADANPYDYDPEKAKALLEEAGWTGEHTLGLWYYYTDPITASAMEAIQQYLQAVGINTELKFDDGSGVRTQEVADHTWDMTYGSFGAQPAPSNLTAVWGPPGYVTYGWESAEFNAEMDAALLTYDQDEQATHYQAAIKILNEEAPSVWLFDRQNLVAVNTAKLENSVWGPGHIMWLNNAQSWTVVE